In a single window of the Limnochorda sp. L945t genome:
- a CDS encoding long-chain-fatty-acid--CoA ligase: MELDSGSRARPWLKHYPPEIPSHLEYPEINLAAWVQQSARRHPDRAATLYFGARLSYARLFEQVRRLAGGLRALGVRPGDRVAIILPNLPQTVIAYYAVLWLGGVVVMTNPLYTPRELRHQLADAEARVVVAFDQILPRVLEVASEVGLRHVVVTSAADYLPPPLRLLYPLKQAAQRRHQRRPHPAQHPVAPSRPPGLQVHAFTRLVRSQPLDGPHPVDAREDLALLQYTGGTTGTSKGVMLTHFNLAANCTQIQAWLYKLEGRPTTVLAALPFFHVYGLTTVLNFSVMTGSTMILTPRFSAAEVVRLIERHRPRLFPGVPTMYVAITQLPDIARRDLSSVEACISGAAPLPVAVQESFERLTGGRLVEGYGLTEASPVTHANPIWGARRTGSIGLPWPDTDARIVDPATGEPLPPGSVGELAVRGPQVMKGYWQRPEETAAVLRDGWLLTGDLAQMDDDGYFRIVDRKKDLIIAGGFNIYPREVEEVLYEHPAVREAAVVGVTDPYRGETVKAYVVLKEGHAVTAAELEAFCRERLAAYKVPRLFDFRDELPKTLVGKVLRRALREEAPPVQEAAASGREPPATAGGRPA; the protein is encoded by the coding sequence ATGGAGCTTGATAGCGGTTCCAGAGCGCGTCCCTGGTTGAAGCACTACCCGCCCGAGATACCGAGCCACCTGGAGTACCCGGAAATCAATCTCGCGGCGTGGGTGCAGCAATCCGCGCGCCGCCATCCGGACCGGGCCGCCACGCTTTACTTCGGCGCGCGCCTTTCGTACGCTCGCCTCTTCGAGCAGGTGCGCCGGCTGGCCGGAGGCCTCCGTGCCCTGGGCGTCCGCCCCGGCGACCGTGTGGCGATCATCCTGCCCAATCTGCCCCAGACGGTGATCGCCTACTACGCCGTCCTGTGGCTGGGCGGCGTCGTGGTGATGACCAATCCGCTGTACACCCCGAGGGAGCTTCGCCACCAGCTTGCCGACGCGGAAGCCCGGGTCGTCGTCGCCTTCGACCAGATCCTGCCCCGGGTGCTGGAAGTCGCCTCCGAAGTCGGCCTGCGCCACGTCGTGGTCACCTCTGCGGCCGATTACCTGCCACCTCCTCTGCGGCTCCTGTACCCTCTCAAGCAGGCTGCCCAAAGGCGTCACCAGCGCCGGCCCCATCCGGCGCAGCATCCCGTCGCCCCCTCCCGCCCGCCCGGCCTGCAGGTTCATGCCTTCACGCGTCTGGTACGCTCCCAACCCCTGGACGGGCCTCACCCGGTCGACGCCCGTGAGGACCTGGCCCTCTTGCAGTACACCGGAGGCACGACGGGCACGAGCAAGGGCGTGATGCTCACCCACTTCAACCTGGCCGCCAACTGCACCCAGATCCAGGCCTGGCTCTACAAGCTCGAGGGCCGTCCCACGACGGTGCTGGCCGCGCTGCCCTTCTTCCACGTCTACGGCCTGACCACGGTGCTCAACTTCTCGGTGATGACCGGCTCCACCATGATCCTCACGCCGCGCTTTTCGGCCGCCGAGGTCGTACGCCTCATCGAGCGACACCGCCCGCGGCTTTTCCCCGGCGTGCCGACCATGTACGTCGCCATCACGCAGCTTCCCGACATCGCCCGGCGGGACCTGAGCTCGGTCGAGGCGTGCATCAGCGGGGCCGCTCCGCTCCCGGTGGCCGTGCAGGAGAGCTTCGAGCGGCTCACGGGCGGGCGCCTGGTGGAAGGGTACGGACTGACCGAAGCCTCTCCCGTGACCCACGCCAATCCCATCTGGGGCGCGCGCCGCACGGGGAGTATCGGGCTGCCGTGGCCCGATACCGACGCCAGGATCGTCGACCCGGCGACGGGGGAGCCCCTGCCGCCCGGCAGCGTGGGAGAGCTGGCCGTCCGGGGCCCCCAGGTGATGAAAGGGTACTGGCAGCGCCCGGAGGAGACGGCCGCCGTCTTGCGGGACGGGTGGCTGCTCACCGGGGATCTGGCTCAGATGGACGACGACGGCTACTTCCGCATCGTCGACCGCAAGAAGGACCTGATCATCGCCGGCGGCTTCAACATCTACCCCCGGGAGGTCGAGGAGGTGCTTTACGAGCATCCGGCCGTCCGGGAAGCGGCCGTCGTGGGAGTGACCGATCCGTACCGCGGGGAGACCGTCAAGGCGTACGTCGTGCTCAAGGAGGGGCACGCCGTCACTGCCGCCGAGCTGGAGGCCTTTTGCCGGGAGAGGCTGGCCGCGTACAAGGTGCCGCGGCTTTTCGATTTCCGCGACGAGCTGCCCAAGACCCTCGTGGGCAAGGTGCTGCGCCGGGCCCTGCGGGAAGAGGCCCCACCAGTGCAGGAGGCCGCCGCAAGCGGCCGGGAGCCGCCCGCTACGGCAGGGGGACGTCCTGCGTGA
- a CDS encoding PaaI family thioesterase: MHETPAQRFSAVTGFERTSARDGRSEVRLRIAPRHLNELGIVHGGVLMALADEAIGMAAFSAVPPGTAVVTAELHVHFLLPARSGLLVAQGVIWRAGRRLVTGEATIDLYPEEGTPITVAKATGTWATVTQDVPLP, translated from the coding sequence ATGCACGAGACTCCTGCACAGCGCTTCAGCGCGGTCACGGGATTCGAACGCACGAGCGCCCGGGACGGCCGCTCCGAGGTGCGGCTGCGCATCGCCCCTCGCCACCTCAACGAACTGGGCATCGTACACGGCGGGGTGCTGATGGCCCTGGCCGACGAGGCCATCGGGATGGCCGCCTTCTCGGCGGTGCCTCCCGGCACCGCGGTCGTCACGGCCGAACTCCACGTGCACTTCCTGCTGCCGGCCCGTTCGGGGCTCCTGGTGGCGCAGGGCGTCATCTGGCGGGCGGGCCGCCGGCTCGTGACGGGCGAGGCCACCATCGACCTCTACCCGGAGGAGGGCACCCCCATCACGGTCGCCAAAGCGACCGGCACCTGGGCCACCGTCACGCAGGACGTCCCCCTGCCGTAG
- a CDS encoding penicillin acylase family protein: MSRAWRRRGSTAGAVLLALLLGVTTPAPAQQPPASPMPAEPGAPVEARAAAPAPEELRLPGLIGPVRVVEDTLGIPHVVARTEHDAAFAIGYLQARDRLFEMDVSRRRAEGTLAELVGSAALSEDVQMRTLGLSRAAARSLERLSPGARGELEAFAAGVNAYIDEAERAGALPAEYRALELTRVRRWQPVDSVSVLKLVGFGLSFSMDAQYATILQAYVRAMGPERGIQAVFYDLWPLAPAENAFVVPDAVGYAPASGSPLAGAISQDVQGRGVEEMLAGWLSQMAAVTAPWAGAGSNWFVIGPRLSASGYPLLANDPHLPLTHPPVWYQQHLTVQPDGAARPSLNVYGVAFPGVPWVILGHNERIAWGATTNPIDQTDMYLERLTQRDGQWYALYRGNWEPVRVLPQKFLVNAVGNGTPDDLQPAPAGQVPQAVLEVPRHGPIVRINPERQEALSVQWTGLYATHDGENFYRWNRASNLQEFREGLRYFDAASQNWAYADVEGNIAYFAGAELPLREDLEAGAVDGGPSFAPWLLRDGTGLRRHDWIAWPPGEALPGDQGIPFRVLPESEMPHVVNPAQGFIVSANNDPVGVTAGGDPLAWRRASGGIYYLGPAFSPGFRAARITERIRERARQAGKLTVQDAMAIQSDVVELEAKRLLPFLLRAWERAGLGEKAVPQLAALRSSRMAEAIGYLQDWDGSTPTGLPEGWDGSPGVAIASHGPGQAVRPAHEPSVQEVRASVAATLFNVWVGQLIRATVDAAVTRVSPDLPLPDGTMAVKAILYQLEHFDRTRGKGVSGLQFFDVPDLALDPADERDLLLLSSLDRALGLLTGPVFEPAFGKVRDLSDLRWGKLHRLVLAHPLGGTFGIPPAGGFDAPEYAAGLPVDGGFEVVDASGFDPRATTPQAFRFSGGPSMRLVVEMRPGAVTAYNVIPGGQAAGAGAGPHFADLLPAWLSNQAYRIPFTQQEVEAAAERAWVMSPAAGQP; the protein is encoded by the coding sequence TTGTCGAGGGCGTGGAGGCGGCGCGGGTCAACGGCAGGAGCCGTGCTGCTGGCCTTGCTGCTGGGGGTCACGACGCCGGCACCGGCCCAGCAGCCGCCGGCGAGCCCGATGCCTGCCGAGCCAGGCGCACCCGTCGAGGCGCGCGCTGCCGCTCCGGCGCCGGAGGAGTTGCGCCTGCCGGGTCTCATCGGGCCTGTGCGGGTGGTGGAGGATACCCTGGGCATTCCCCACGTGGTGGCCCGGACGGAGCACGACGCTGCGTTTGCCATTGGCTACCTGCAGGCCCGGGATCGCCTGTTCGAGATGGACGTGAGCCGGCGGCGTGCCGAAGGGACGCTTGCCGAGCTCGTGGGGAGCGCGGCCCTTTCCGAAGACGTCCAGATGCGCACCCTGGGCCTGTCCCGGGCGGCAGCCAGGTCGCTCGAGCGCCTCTCACCCGGCGCCCGGGGCGAACTCGAGGCGTTTGCGGCCGGGGTCAACGCCTACATCGACGAAGCGGAGCGGGCCGGCGCTCTGCCGGCGGAGTACCGCGCCCTCGAGCTCACGCGGGTGCGCCGCTGGCAGCCGGTCGATTCGGTATCGGTGCTCAAGCTCGTCGGCTTCGGGCTCTCCTTCAGTATGGACGCCCAGTACGCGACCATCCTGCAGGCGTACGTGCGGGCCATGGGGCCCGAGCGAGGGATCCAGGCCGTCTTCTACGACCTGTGGCCGCTGGCCCCCGCTGAAAACGCATTCGTCGTGCCGGACGCGGTGGGCTACGCGCCGGCCTCCGGCTCGCCCCTGGCGGGCGCGATCTCCCAGGACGTCCAGGGACGCGGCGTCGAGGAGATGCTGGCAGGCTGGCTCTCGCAGATGGCGGCCGTGACCGCCCCGTGGGCAGGCGCCGGCAGCAACTGGTTTGTCATCGGGCCGCGCCTGTCCGCGAGCGGCTATCCCCTGCTGGCCAACGACCCGCACCTTCCGCTCACTCATCCTCCCGTCTGGTACCAGCAGCATCTGACCGTGCAGCCGGACGGCGCGGCCCGGCCGTCGCTCAACGTGTACGGGGTGGCCTTCCCGGGGGTGCCGTGGGTCATCCTGGGCCACAACGAACGGATTGCGTGGGGCGCGACCACCAACCCCATCGACCAGACCGACATGTACCTCGAACGGCTCACCCAGCGGGACGGGCAATGGTACGCGCTGTACCGGGGCAACTGGGAGCCGGTGCGGGTGTTGCCCCAGAAGTTCCTGGTCAACGCGGTGGGCAACGGCACGCCCGACGACCTGCAGCCGGCCCCGGCCGGCCAGGTGCCGCAGGCGGTGCTGGAGGTACCCCGCCACGGCCCCATCGTCCGCATCAACCCCGAGCGGCAGGAGGCCCTGAGCGTGCAGTGGACGGGGCTGTACGCCACGCATGACGGCGAGAACTTCTACCGGTGGAACCGGGCCTCCAATCTCCAGGAGTTTCGCGAGGGGCTGCGCTACTTCGACGCCGCCTCGCAGAACTGGGCGTACGCCGACGTGGAGGGCAACATCGCCTACTTTGCCGGGGCGGAGCTGCCCCTGCGGGAGGACCTGGAGGCCGGCGCGGTGGACGGCGGGCCATCGTTCGCGCCGTGGCTGTTGCGGGACGGCACGGGTTTGCGCCGTCATGACTGGATCGCCTGGCCGCCGGGCGAGGCGCTTCCGGGCGACCAGGGCATCCCCTTCCGGGTACTGCCCGAGTCGGAGATGCCGCACGTCGTCAATCCCGCCCAGGGCTTCATCGTTTCCGCCAACAACGACCCCGTAGGGGTGACGGCCGGCGGAGACCCGCTGGCGTGGCGCAGAGCCTCCGGCGGCATCTACTACCTGGGGCCGGCGTTCAGCCCCGGCTTCCGAGCGGCGCGCATCACCGAGCGCATCCGGGAACGGGCCCGGCAGGCGGGCAAGCTCACGGTGCAGGACGCCATGGCCATCCAGAGCGACGTCGTGGAGCTCGAGGCGAAGCGCTTGCTGCCTTTCTTGCTGCGAGCCTGGGAGCGGGCCGGCCTCGGGGAGAAAGCGGTGCCCCAGCTGGCAGCCCTTCGCTCCTCCCGGATGGCGGAGGCCATCGGTTACCTGCAGGATTGGGACGGCTCGACGCCCACGGGACTGCCGGAGGGGTGGGATGGCTCGCCCGGCGTCGCCATTGCTTCCCATGGCCCGGGACAGGCGGTGCGCCCCGCCCACGAGCCGTCGGTGCAGGAGGTCCGGGCCAGCGTGGCGGCCACGTTGTTCAACGTGTGGGTCGGGCAGCTCATCCGGGCCACCGTGGATGCGGCCGTGACGAGAGTCTCCCCGGACCTTCCCTTGCCCGACGGGACGATGGCGGTCAAGGCGATCCTCTACCAGCTGGAGCACTTCGACCGCACCCGGGGCAAGGGCGTTTCGGGCCTCCAGTTTTTCGACGTGCCCGACCTCGCCCTCGACCCGGCCGACGAGCGGGATCTGCTGCTCTTGAGCAGCCTCGACAGAGCGCTCGGGCTCCTGACGGGGCCGGTCTTCGAGCCCGCCTTCGGCAAGGTACGGGATCTGTCGGATCTGCGGTGGGGCAAACTGCACCGCCTGGTGCTGGCGCATCCTCTCGGCGGGACCTTCGGCATCCCGCCCGCGGGAGGCTTCGACGCCCCGGAGTACGCCGCCGGGCTTCCCGTGGACGGGGGATTCGAGGTGGTCGACGCGTCGGGCTTCGACCCCAGAGCCACCACGCCCCAGGCGTTCCGCTTCAGCGGCGGGCCGTCGATGCGCCTGGTCGTGGAGATGAGACCCGGCGCCGTCACCGCTTATAACGTCATCCCCGGCGGGCAGGCGGCCGGTGCAGGAGCGGGCCCGCACTTCGCCGACCTATTGCCCGCCTGGCTCTCCAACCAGGCGTACCGGATCCCGTTCACGCAGCAGGAGGTGGAGGCGGCGGCAGAGCGAGCGTGGGTCATGTCGCCTGCTGCCGGACAGCCCTGA
- a CDS encoding S41 family peptidase, whose product MAPRGKVVLTAVAALAGAMAQALAPGVRAGAPPAPAPEQVVQAAWQAVADHYFDSTYGGVDWQRARATYLRRAAEPGADGYALASEMVALLKDPGTYVLRPQQRAKLDEEERRLRVDVVGIGVLLSAGPGGTPMVRQVLPGGPAQQAGVRQGMLVLEVDGQDVRKLSITQVADRIRGAAGTKVRLVVMAPGGARQALTLTRRAVSSAPQPSGRLLQGENIGYIYLPHFHEGMETAFLAELRKLIRTRALILDLRTSFSGGSLGTLSHIAGLLAEGQALGILTSREEVFPLPAVKAESSSNPLVPAPTAIDAYARPVAVLIDESTTFGILAFALQEMGRAVLVGRPTQPATGDTQQRWELPGGGLIQVTSGRFFSSRGRPLVGPVVPDVTVPMDDEWLRAWYDGSDLDVRRAIQALRQRGAV is encoded by the coding sequence ATGGCACCGCGTGGAAAAGTCGTACTCACGGCCGTGGCGGCGCTCGCCGGAGCGATGGCACAAGCCCTCGCTCCCGGAGTGCGGGCCGGCGCCCCGCCGGCTCCCGCGCCGGAGCAGGTCGTGCAGGCCGCCTGGCAGGCCGTCGCGGACCATTACTTCGACTCCACGTACGGGGGCGTCGACTGGCAGCGAGCCCGGGCGACCTACCTACGCCGGGCCGCCGAGCCCGGCGCCGACGGATATGCCCTCGCGTCGGAGATGGTCGCCCTGCTGAAGGATCCCGGCACTTACGTCCTGCGGCCGCAACAACGGGCGAAGCTCGACGAAGAGGAACGCCGGCTCCGGGTCGACGTGGTGGGGATCGGGGTGCTGCTCAGCGCCGGACCCGGCGGCACTCCTATGGTGCGCCAGGTCTTGCCCGGCGGGCCCGCCCAGCAGGCGGGCGTGCGCCAGGGGATGCTCGTGCTGGAAGTGGACGGGCAGGACGTGCGCAAGCTGTCCATCACCCAGGTGGCTGACCGGATCCGGGGCGCCGCGGGTACGAAGGTCCGCCTGGTCGTCATGGCTCCCGGGGGCGCTCGCCAGGCCTTGACCCTGACCCGGCGAGCCGTCTCGAGCGCCCCTCAGCCGTCGGGCCGGCTCCTGCAGGGGGAAAACATCGGCTACATCTACCTGCCCCACTTCCACGAAGGGATGGAGACGGCGTTCCTGGCAGAACTGCGCAAGCTGATCCGGACCCGGGCGCTCATCCTCGACCTGCGCACCAGCTTTTCCGGGGGGTCGCTCGGGACCCTGTCCCACATCGCGGGGTTGCTGGCCGAAGGGCAGGCGCTGGGCATCCTGACGAGCCGGGAGGAGGTCTTCCCACTGCCGGCGGTCAAGGCCGAGAGCTCCTCCAACCCCCTCGTGCCCGCTCCCACGGCTATCGACGCGTACGCCAGGCCTGTGGCCGTCCTCATCGACGAGAGCACCACGTTCGGCATCCTGGCGTTCGCGCTTCAAGAGATGGGGCGGGCAGTGCTGGTGGGACGTCCCACCCAGCCCGCAACGGGCGATACCCAGCAGCGCTGGGAGCTTCCGGGCGGGGGCCTCATCCAGGTGACGTCGGGGCGCTTTTTCTCCTCCCGGGGCCGCCCGCTGGTAGGCCCGGTGGTGCCCGACGTCACGGTGCCCATGGACGATGAGTGGCTGCGTGCCTGGTACGACGGGTCAGACCTGGACGTCCGGCGGGCGATCCAGGCGTTGCGGCAGCGAGGCGCCGTCTGA
- a CDS encoding AAA family ATPase has protein sequence MRPVAALPAPSAPPAPAPGPAKAPRAVRGRTRARPAAGANRWRVWWIRWRALLWALVAAALYTRWYFLDPGTTLAWTLTVARQVFSILLFIFMAIIQFVAIFWFLGRAQIYWIEPGETGVTFDDYRGNPEVLEQARRVVTLLKGVTGFKQMGGEVSRGMLLVGPPGTGKSYLAQAIASEAGVPFGYLSAASVQNMFFGVSNLKIMNMYRKARRLALEHGACIVFLDEFDAIGVSRTNQRAGAAFPIFGGMGLLNELLLQMDPPRLETRWWARLLRRLGFRPAPGPQPIVFTMAATNAPEVLDPALLRPGRFDRQIVVGPPDFEGRKEVIQYYLGKVAHDPGLEQRLDELAADMVGYTPAKIRHVINEAVVKAHFDGRRRVTYDDITYAREVHEWGLKQPLRSMLPEERRRVAYHEAGHAVAQLRLLPHERIVKTTIIRHGEALGFSATRPVVERYSTTQEELLANIQVSLAARAAEELFLGTRLSGAAGDLETATRLAASYIGTYGMDGTLYSYRALGAGAPDDELKARINRLLEREKAKVSELLAANAPLVHAIARRLLDRHEITGPEIAELARLFDDGQLDGADGRSGAPPQQIPAAVGSDGASLPQRLDRPPDVQV, from the coding sequence GTGAGGCCGGTGGCAGCTCTTCCGGCGCCATCAGCGCCCCCCGCACCGGCGCCTGGCCCGGCAAAGGCGCCCAGAGCTGTCCGCGGCCGCACCCGGGCCAGACCGGCGGCCGGGGCCAACCGGTGGCGGGTATGGTGGATCCGGTGGCGGGCCCTCCTGTGGGCCCTGGTGGCCGCCGCGCTCTACACACGCTGGTACTTCCTCGACCCGGGCACCACGCTGGCGTGGACCCTCACGGTCGCCCGCCAGGTCTTCAGCATCCTGCTCTTCATCTTCATGGCCATCATCCAGTTCGTGGCCATCTTCTGGTTCCTGGGCCGGGCCCAGATCTACTGGATCGAGCCCGGAGAGACGGGCGTCACGTTCGACGACTACCGGGGCAACCCGGAGGTGCTCGAGCAGGCCCGGCGCGTCGTCACGCTCCTGAAGGGTGTGACGGGCTTCAAACAGATGGGTGGCGAGGTCTCCCGCGGGATGCTGCTGGTCGGACCCCCGGGCACGGGTAAGTCTTACCTGGCCCAGGCTATCGCCTCGGAGGCGGGAGTTCCCTTCGGCTACCTCTCGGCTGCCAGCGTGCAAAACATGTTCTTCGGGGTCTCCAACCTGAAGATCATGAACATGTACCGAAAGGCGCGCCGGCTCGCCCTCGAGCACGGCGCCTGCATCGTCTTCCTCGACGAGTTCGACGCCATCGGCGTGAGTCGCACCAACCAGCGGGCCGGGGCGGCGTTTCCCATATTCGGGGGCATGGGGCTGCTCAACGAGCTGCTGCTCCAAATGGATCCGCCGCGCCTCGAGACCCGGTGGTGGGCGCGGCTCCTGCGGCGCCTGGGGTTCCGGCCGGCGCCTGGCCCCCAGCCCATCGTCTTCACCATGGCGGCGACCAACGCCCCGGAGGTGCTGGACCCTGCCCTGCTGCGGCCGGGGCGCTTCGACCGGCAGATCGTGGTGGGGCCGCCCGACTTCGAGGGGCGCAAGGAGGTCATCCAGTATTACCTGGGCAAGGTCGCCCACGACCCCGGCTTGGAGCAGCGTCTCGACGAGCTGGCGGCCGACATGGTGGGCTACACGCCGGCCAAGATCCGCCACGTCATCAACGAGGCAGTGGTCAAGGCCCACTTCGACGGCCGCAGGCGGGTCACGTACGACGACATCACCTACGCCCGGGAAGTGCACGAGTGGGGCCTCAAGCAGCCCCTGCGCTCCATGCTGCCCGAGGAACGCCGCCGGGTGGCATACCACGAGGCGGGGCACGCCGTCGCCCAGCTGCGCCTGTTGCCTCACGAACGCATCGTGAAGACCACCATCATCCGCCACGGCGAGGCGCTGGGGTTCTCCGCCACGCGCCCCGTCGTCGAACGCTACTCCACGACCCAGGAGGAGCTGCTCGCCAATATCCAGGTGAGCCTGGCGGCGCGGGCCGCCGAGGAGCTGTTCCTCGGCACCCGCCTCTCGGGCGCTGCGGGGGACCTCGAGACGGCCACGCGCCTGGCGGCCTCCTACATCGGCACCTACGGGATGGACGGCACCCTCTACTCGTACCGGGCACTGGGCGCCGGCGCCCCCGACGACGAGCTGAAGGCCCGGATCAACCGCCTGCTCGAGCGGGAGAAGGCCAAGGTCTCGGAGCTGCTCGCCGCCAACGCGCCCCTGGTACACGCCATCGCCCGCCGGCTGCTCGATCGCCACGAGATCACCGGCCCTGAAATCGCCGAACTGGCCCGGCTGTTCGACGACGGGCAGCTCGACGGAGCGGACGGGCGCTCCGGGGCGCCGCCACAACAGATACCTGCAGCGGTCGGCTCAGACGGCGCCTCGCTGCCGCAACGCCTGGATCGCCCGCCGGACGTCCAGGTCTGA
- a CDS encoding MFS transporter: MRPDTIRWFAVLSLVPFIMVLGNSMLIPVLPAIRSHLHLTMVQTGLVITAFSLPAAVTIPFAGALSDRVGRKAVMVPALVLYGIGGILAGLSAWLLPGRFWPIVGARVLQGIGAGGTYQLSMALVGDMFQSTERSQALGWLEASNGLGKVVSPLLGALAALASWFLPFFLYGVLALPVAFGVHRAVREKAPRREEGGVARYLRQIPEIARRRGAALSAAYGAGMLLLFALFGLLSLLSDELEARHRLSQLARGGIIAIPVGMMAIASFTSGRSLQTRPERLKPLSVIGLICAAAALGALAFVSRPLWLTIALSALLGLGTGLTLPAVNTLITGAVSRDHRGVVTAFYGTVRFGGVAVGPPLFGLATQATARLAVFAGTALALAALAWALSVVRVSSGPSPAQAGGPAQLAPAPGGVKGQPDET, encoded by the coding sequence GTGCGCCCCGACACCATCCGGTGGTTCGCGGTCCTGAGCCTGGTCCCGTTCATCATGGTGCTCGGCAATTCCATGCTGATCCCGGTCCTGCCCGCGATCCGCTCTCACCTCCACCTTACCATGGTCCAGACCGGCCTGGTGATCACCGCCTTCTCTCTGCCGGCCGCGGTCACCATCCCGTTCGCCGGCGCCCTGTCCGACAGGGTGGGCCGAAAGGCCGTCATGGTGCCCGCCCTGGTGCTGTACGGCATCGGAGGCATCCTGGCGGGCCTGAGCGCCTGGCTGCTGCCGGGCAGGTTCTGGCCCATCGTGGGCGCCCGGGTGCTCCAGGGCATCGGTGCCGGCGGCACGTACCAGCTGTCGATGGCGCTGGTCGGAGACATGTTCCAGAGCACGGAGCGCAGCCAGGCCCTGGGCTGGCTCGAGGCTTCCAACGGGCTCGGCAAGGTGGTGAGCCCGCTTCTGGGAGCACTGGCGGCGCTCGCCTCCTGGTTCTTGCCCTTCTTCCTGTACGGCGTGCTGGCGCTGCCGGTCGCCTTCGGCGTGCACCGGGCAGTCAGGGAGAAGGCGCCCCGGCGGGAGGAGGGCGGCGTTGCCCGCTACCTGCGCCAGATCCCGGAGATCGCCCGGCGGCGGGGTGCCGCCCTGTCGGCCGCCTACGGGGCCGGCATGCTGCTGTTGTTCGCGCTGTTCGGCCTGCTCAGCTTGCTCAGCGACGAGCTCGAGGCCCGCCATCGCCTCTCGCAGCTCGCGCGGGGCGGCATCATCGCCATCCCGGTGGGGATGATGGCCATCGCCTCATTCACGAGCGGCCGCTCTCTGCAGACCCGTCCCGAGCGGCTCAAGCCCCTCTCCGTCATCGGGCTGATCTGCGCCGCGGCGGCCCTGGGGGCGCTGGCGTTCGTCAGCCGGCCGTTGTGGCTCACGATTGCGCTATCGGCGCTGCTCGGGCTCGGGACGGGCCTGACGCTGCCGGCGGTCAACACGCTCATCACCGGTGCCGTCTCCCGTGACCACAGGGGGGTGGTCACGGCGTTCTACGGCACGGTCCGCTTCGGTGGGGTCGCGGTGGGGCCTCCGCTATTCGGCCTTGCGACGCAGGCTACGGCCAGGCTCGCCGTCTTCGCCGGCACGGCGCTTGCCCTGGCCGCCCTCGCCTGGGCGCTATCGGTCGTCCGGGTCTCCTCGGGGCCGAGCCCCGCACAGGCCGGTGGCCCCGCTCAGTTGGCCCCGGCGCCGGGAGGGGTCAAAGGCCAGCCCGACGAGACCTGA